From Streptomyces sp. GSL17-111, one genomic window encodes:
- a CDS encoding glycosyl hydrolase family 18 protein — protein MAALLIPAGGLVVMATPAQAAEEATATFTRTADWGTGFEGKWTIKNTGDTTLNSWELEWDFPSGTTVNSHWEAKVTKSGDHYTAVNLGWNGTIAPGASVSFGFGGSGSGDPSGCLINGKACDGSGEPDPDPTDPPDPDPTDPPDPDPTDPPVPPGEHINLGYFTEWGVYGRDYHVKDLVTSGSAEKLTHINYSFGNVQGGKCTMGDSYAAIDKAYTAAESVDGVADTWDQPLRGNFNQLLKLKEAYPHIKILWSFGGWTWSGGFGDAMQNPAAFASSCYDLVHDPRWEGVFDGIDLDWEYPNACGLSCDNSGPDVMREMMQAFRAEFGQDQLVTAAITADASSGGKIDKADYAGAAQYTDWYNVMTYDFFGGFNKNGPTAPHSPLTSYDGIPQEGFNSADAIAKLKAKGVPADKLLLGIGFYGRGWTGVTQSEPGGTATGAAPGTYEAGIDDYKVIKDKCPVTGTVAGTAYAHCGNEWWSYDTPSTIQGKMDWAKQQGLGGAFFWETSGDTADGELITAIHQGLNG, from the coding sequence ATGGCGGCACTGCTCATCCCCGCCGGCGGCCTGGTCGTCATGGCCACCCCGGCCCAGGCGGCCGAGGAGGCCACGGCCACCTTCACCCGGACCGCCGACTGGGGAACGGGCTTCGAAGGCAAGTGGACCATCAAGAACACCGGTGACACCACGCTGAACAGCTGGGAGCTGGAGTGGGACTTCCCCTCCGGCACCACGGTGAACAGCCACTGGGAGGCGAAGGTCACCAAGAGCGGTGACCACTACACCGCCGTCAACCTGGGCTGGAACGGCACGATCGCCCCCGGTGCCAGCGTCAGCTTCGGCTTCGGCGGCAGCGGATCGGGCGACCCGAGCGGCTGCCTGATCAACGGCAAGGCGTGTGACGGCTCCGGCGAGCCGGACCCCGACCCCACCGACCCGCCGGACCCGGACCCGACGGACCCGCCGGACCCGGACCCGACCGACCCCCCGGTGCCGCCCGGTGAGCACATCAACCTCGGCTACTTCACCGAGTGGGGCGTCTACGGCCGCGACTACCACGTCAAGGACCTGGTCACCTCCGGTTCCGCCGAGAAGCTGACGCACATCAACTACTCGTTCGGCAACGTGCAGGGCGGCAAGTGCACGATGGGCGACAGCTACGCCGCCATCGACAAGGCGTACACCGCCGCCGAGTCCGTGGACGGCGTGGCCGACACCTGGGACCAGCCGCTGCGCGGCAACTTCAACCAGCTCCTCAAGCTGAAGGAGGCCTACCCGCACATCAAGATCCTGTGGTCCTTCGGCGGATGGACCTGGTCCGGCGGCTTCGGTGACGCCATGCAGAACCCGGCCGCCTTCGCGTCGTCCTGCTACGACCTGGTGCACGACCCGCGCTGGGAGGGTGTCTTCGACGGCATCGACCTGGACTGGGAGTACCCCAACGCCTGCGGTCTGAGCTGTGACAACAGCGGCCCGGACGTGATGCGCGAGATGATGCAGGCGTTCCGCGCCGAGTTCGGCCAGGACCAGCTCGTGACGGCCGCGATCACCGCCGACGCCTCCAGCGGCGGCAAGATCGACAAGGCGGACTACGCCGGTGCTGCGCAGTACACCGACTGGTACAACGTCATGACGTACGACTTCTTCGGCGGCTTCAACAAGAACGGGCCGACGGCCCCGCACTCGCCGCTGACCTCGTACGACGGCATCCCCCAGGAGGGCTTCAACTCCGCCGACGCCATCGCCAAGCTCAAGGCCAAGGGCGTACCCGCCGACAAGCTGCTCCTCGGCATCGGCTTCTACGGCCGCGGCTGGACCGGCGTCACGCAGTCCGAGCCGGGCGGCACCGCCACCGGCGCGGCCCCGGGCACCTACGAGGCCGGCATCGACGACTACAAGGTGATCAAGGACAAGTGCCCGGTCACCGGCACGGTCGCCGGCACCGCCTACGCCCACTGCGGCAACGAGTGGTGGAGCTACGACACCCCCAGCACCATCCAGGGCAAGATGGACTGGGCCAAGCAGCAGGGCCTGGGCGGTGCGTTCTTCTGGGAGACCAGCGGCGACACCGCGGACGGTGAGCTGATCACCGCCATCCACCAGGGTCTGAACGGATGA
- a CDS encoding response regulator transcription factor, translating into MTIRVLVAEDQASVRSGLVLILRGAAGVDVVGEAEDGEEAVRLARELRPDIVLMDVQMPRLDGVSATREIVAERLADVLVLTTFDLDAYVFGALRAGAAGFLLKNTDAAGLVDAVRTVARGEGTIAPAVTRRLIAEFAAPAVAPAQAPPELETLTAREREVLALLGEGHSNADVAARLSMAEATVKTHVSRVLRKLGLRSRTQAAVLAREWGVSPA; encoded by the coding sequence GTGACGATCCGGGTACTCGTCGCCGAGGACCAGGCGTCCGTACGGTCCGGGCTGGTGCTCATCCTGCGCGGCGCGGCGGGGGTCGACGTCGTCGGGGAGGCCGAGGACGGGGAGGAGGCCGTGCGGCTGGCCCGGGAGCTGCGGCCCGACATCGTCCTGATGGACGTGCAGATGCCGCGCCTGGACGGCGTCTCGGCCACCCGGGAGATCGTCGCGGAGCGGCTGGCCGATGTCCTCGTGCTGACGACGTTCGACCTGGACGCCTACGTGTTCGGGGCGCTGCGGGCCGGCGCGGCGGGCTTTCTGCTCAAGAACACCGACGCGGCGGGACTCGTCGACGCCGTCCGGACGGTGGCACGCGGCGAGGGGACGATCGCGCCCGCGGTGACCCGGCGGCTCATCGCCGAGTTCGCCGCCCCGGCCGTCGCACCCGCACAGGCACCCCCCGAGCTGGAGACTCTGACGGCACGGGAGCGGGAGGTGCTGGCGCTCCTGGGCGAGGGCCACTCCAACGCGGACGTCGCGGCCCGGCTCTCGATGGCCGAGGCCACCGTGAAGACGCACGTCAGCCGCGTCCTGCGCAAGCTGGGGCTGCGCAGCCGCACGCAGGCCGCCGTGCTGGCCAGGGAGTGGGGCGTCTCGCCCGCCTGA